A section of the Arcobacter roscoffensis genome encodes:
- a CDS encoding phosphomannomutase/phosphoglucomutase gives MPSSIFREYDIRGIFEQELNEDMVKKIGFYLATKLKQKVTSAKYMAVGYDARTHSPILKDWLSSGINKAGLEVLDMGLVPTPANYFSNYVEFDKKQVDGSVMITGSHNPPQYNGFKITLDKAPFFGEEIYALGREILEDTQTIENSTKTISIDAKDKYIDYIVEHFSKLNLKGKKFIFDCGNGVAGVVLRDILDRLDISYDILFEEPDGTFPNHHPDPSDESTLKDIKEKLASGEYEFGFAYDGDADRIALLSKSYNFKGDILAIFFSRFIENPTVIGEVKCSQIMYDTINTYGKAVMYKTGHSNLKVKIKELHASFAAEVSGHLFFNDRYFGYDDAIYSTFRALELIADGFDFDKEYESLPKVYSTDEINITVTEDTKFPLVEKLKASLENPPSFMPKIKDIITVDGIRVNFEDGWGLVRASNTTPKLVTRFEAKSQENAKLYENSLMRLFEQIKEEV, from the coding sequence ATGCCTTCATCAATTTTCAGAGAATATGACATAAGAGGTATCTTTGAGCAAGAACTAAACGAAGATATGGTAAAAAAAATAGGCTTTTATCTAGCAACTAAACTAAAACAAAAAGTAACAAGTGCTAAATACATGGCTGTAGGTTATGATGCTAGAACTCATTCACCTATACTAAAAGACTGGTTAAGTAGTGGTATAAATAAAGCTGGACTTGAAGTACTAGATATGGGACTTGTTCCAACTCCTGCAAACTATTTTTCAAACTATGTAGAGTTTGATAAAAAACAAGTAGATGGTTCAGTTATGATAACAGGTTCACATAATCCACCCCAATATAATGGATTTAAAATCACACTTGATAAAGCTCCTTTTTTTGGTGAAGAGATATATGCTCTTGGAAGAGAAATCTTAGAAGATACTCAAACTATAGAGAATAGTACAAAAACTATAAGCATAGATGCAAAAGATAAATATATAGACTATATAGTTGAACACTTCTCAAAACTTAATTTAAAAGGTAAAAAGTTTATCTTTGATTGTGGAAACGGAGTTGCTGGTGTAGTTTTAAGAGATATACTTGATAGGCTTGATATTTCATATGATATTTTATTTGAAGAGCCAGATGGAACTTTCCCAAATCATCACCCAGACCCAAGTGATGAATCAACGCTAAAAGATATAAAAGAAAAGTTAGCTAGTGGTGAATATGAGTTTGGTTTTGCATATGATGGAGATGCAGATAGAATAGCACTTTTATCAAAAAGCTATAACTTCAAAGGTGATATTTTAGCTATTTTCTTTTCACGATTTATAGAAAATCCTACAGTTATTGGTGAAGTAAAATGTAGTCAAATTATGTATGACACTATCAATACTTATGGAAAAGCTGTGATGTATAAGACAGGTCATAGCAATCTAAAGGTAAAAATCAAAGAGTTACATGCCTCTTTCGCAGCAGAAGTATCTGGACATCTTTTCTTCAATGACAGATATTTTGGATATGACGATGCTATTTATTCTACATTTAGAGCTTTAGAGCTTATAGCTGATGGTTTTGATTTTGATAAAGAGTATGAATCTTTACCAAAAGTATATAGCACAGATGAGATAAATATCACAGTAACTGAGGATACAAAATTTCCATTAGTAGAAAAACTAAAAGCATCACTTGAAAATCCACCAAGTTTTATGCCAAAGATAAAAGATATTATTACAGTAGATGGTATAAGAGTAAACTTTGAAGATGGATGGGGACTAGTTAGAGCTAGTAATACTACTCCAAAACTTGTGACAAGATTTGAAGCAAAATCACAAGAAAATGCAAAATTATATGAAAACTCACTTATGAGACTTTTTGAGCAAATAAAAGAAGAGGTATAG